In Crassostrea angulata isolate pt1a10 chromosome 6, ASM2561291v2, whole genome shotgun sequence, a genomic segment contains:
- the LOC128190636 gene encoding G-protein coupled receptor dmsr-1-like, which produces MMNYSYLNSSFSDMTYNFTVPMSSHNDTSKSAMGVVTGINAVPELQAFQKSYQPIHGYLAPIICVFGVVANILNIVVLTRKNMQTSTNVILTGLAISDGLTMAAYIPYALLLYVIHGTRITPIRDSYQVAHFQMGYALFSVVVHSISIWLTVTLALFRYIFIRHPRLGAHYCNMHKAKIAVIAVVIVVTLVCVPYSVNLSISSSSFTDPDGLIPNGTTFHINMKRTHDYEKVLYSVNFWIQAILIKLLPSFLLTIFSILLVNTMRRAERRRKRLLNNVPMSEENGATSTSSTTVSSRKQKKSRSNRTTKMLLAVVILFLLTETPQGVLSVMGGLDGSFFEYIYMPLGDLLDIITLINNGINFVLYCTMSKQFRDTFLKLFLKNVLHQEYRRTKNTYTTAQATVATNDSDV; this is translated from the coding sequence ATGATGAACTATTCTTATCTGAACTCATCGTTTTCCGATATGACATATAACTTCACTGTCCCAATGTCCAGTCATAACGACACTTCAAAATCAGCGATGGGAGTAGTAACAGGAATTAACGCAGTGCCGGAACTGCAAGCGTTTCAAAAATCGTACCAACCAATTCACGGTTATTTGGCACCAATTATTTGTGTCTTTGGAGTGGTAGCAAATATTCTAAATATCGTGGTGTTGACCAGGAAAAATATGCAAACTTCTACTAATGTAATTTTGACGGGTCTTGCCATTTCCGATGGTTTAACAATGGCGGCCTATATCCCTTATGCTTTACTGTTGTACGTTATTCACGGGACTAGAATTACACCCATAAGAGACTCATACCAGGTGGCTCACTTCCAGATGGGGTATGCATTGTTTAGTGTTGTCGTTCATTCTATTTCAATTTGGCTAACGGTAACTTTGGCTTTGTTTCGATATATTTTCATCCGGCATCCACGTCTTGGGGCCCATTACTGTAACATGCACAAGGCCAAGATAGCCGTAATTGCAGTGGTCATCGTGGTGACTTTAGTGTGTGTTCCATACTCTGTTAACCTTTCGATAAGTTCCTCGTCGTTTACCGACCCTGATGGTTTGATACCAAATGGAACAACTTTCCACATTAATATGAAAAGAACCCACGACTATGAGAAAGTTTTATACAGTGTGAATTTCTGGATACAAGCAATTCTTATCAAACTCCTACCTAGTTTCTTACTGACCATCTTCAGCATCCTTTTAGTCAACACAATGAGACGCGCCGAGAGGCGCAGAAAGAGGTTGCTGAATAACGTCCCGATGTCGGAAGAAAACGGCGCGACCAGCACAAGTAGCACGACTGTGTCGTCTCGAAAGCAGAAAAAGAGTCGAAGCAACCGAACGACTAAGATGCTTTTAGCAGTGGTTATATTGTTCTTACTAACTGAAACTCCCCAGGGGGTTCTAAGTGTAATGGGGGGTCTGGACGGAAGCTTTTTCGAGTATATTTATATGCCTTTGGGAGACCTGCTGGATATCATCACACTGATAAACAAtggaataaattttgttttatactgCACGATGAGCAAGCAGTTCAGAGACACATTCTTAAAATTGTTCCTGAAAAACGTTCTCCATCAGGAGTATCGACGAACAAAGAACACTTATACCACGGCCCAAGCTACTGTTGCTACTAACGATTCGGACGTATAG
- the LOC128189499 gene encoding uncharacterized protein LOC128189499, which produces MSQVFLVIFVALLTDLPISNGISCYVCEKTTSEQTCISGERLVHDRLKGGRFVRNCTSDNHCLIEAIINAGGVYVSYMRSCTDGFFTGQKVEMLAKRVKPNNLTECAYDLLSGFVFCVTLCHTDYCNGPRPYEISTAMKTELFISFYSVVALIVYKISRR; this is translated from the exons ATGTCGCAGGTTTTTCTTGTCATTTTTGTTGCTTTGTTGACGGATTTGCCAATTTCAA ATGGAATAAGTTGCTATGTATGCGAGAAAACAACATCGGAACAGACTTGTATATCGGGTGAAAGACTTGTGCACGACAGATTGAAAGGGGGGCGCTTTGTTCGCAACTGTACATCAGACAATCACTGTCTGATCGAAGCTATCATCAATGCCGGAG GTGTCTATGTTAGCTACATGAGAAGTTGTACGGACGGGTTTTTTACCGGCCAAAAAGTCGAAATGCTAGCAAAAAGGGTGAAACCAAACAATTTGACAGAATGCGCCTATGATCTTCTATCTGGGTTTGTGTTCTGTGTAACTCTTTGTCACACAGATTACTGCAATGGACCACGGCCATACGAGATTTCTACAGCGATGAAGACCgagttatttatttctttttacagtGTTGTTGCATTAATTGTGTACAAGATTTCAAGAAGATGA